In the Phaeodactylum tricornutum CCAP 1055/1 chromosome 13, whole genome shotgun sequence genome, CCATGGTGTTGACTGTTTCATTTATCAGGATCATCCAACGCAAGCAGTTGTAGCAAGCTGTATTCTTCTATACGCACGCACGCACATACATTCCAGCGAAACGAATTTCTCACTCGGGAGTAGGATCCACGTCCACCGCACGTGTGTGAAAAAGTTCGTTCGCTCGATTGTCGAGCCATCGCCTCACACTGTCTCTTTGCTCTACTAATTGTCTTATGAGTTCGGAAAAACCCGAAGAAAAGAACCCCGAGGAATCTCCTCCGAAAGTAGATTTGCCGATAGGCGAAGAGAAGGAGAAATTGGCAGAAAACTCGGATGTACTGGATGGGGTTGCGACGGTGGATCAAAAGGAGGAAGCTGCCGAAACCCGCATCAACTCTAAAAAGGACAGCGATGAGCTTACTAAGAGATTGCAAAAGCTTGCTTTGGAACGTCAAAAAGCGAGCACGGGGGATCGTTTGAAAGTCATTCAATCTGACACGAGCTCGCACTTGTCCAGCGTGAAAACATTCGACGAACTCAATTTGCCGAAGCATTTATTGGACGCTGTTTATGCCATGGGTTTTGATCGACCGTCGGCGATTCAAGAAGAAGCTCTACCGCGAATTTTGGCCGACCCCATGCGGAATTTGATTGGACAAGCTCAGGCTGGTAGCGGCAAATCGGCGGCCTTCACCTTGGGAATGCTCTACCGGATCGTGGTTGATTCACCAGCGACGACGCAAGCTCTGTGTGTCACACCAACACGGGAATTAGCCATTCAGATTGTGGATAAAGCGGTCAAACCGCTGGCGGCTAATATGAAAGGTCTCAAAATATGTCTAGCCATCGCCAATACGTTCATTGACCGCGGAAAGACTGTAGATGCACACTTGGTCGTTGGAACCCCGGGAAAGGTTTCTGATTTCCTCAAGCGTAAAAATCTAAATCCCAGAACGATTAAAGTCTTCGTCTTGGACGAAGCGGACCATATGGTGGAAGAAGGTGGTCATAGAGCGAATTCGCTCGTTATCAGAAAGGTCATGCCGCCAACCTGTCAGTCGCTCTTCTTTTCGGCTACTTTTCCTCCCGAGGTCGTTCAGTTTGCGGAGAAGATGGTTGAGAAACCCGACAAGATTCTCATCGAAGATGGACCCGAATTTTTAGTAAGTCAATTCACAAGCCACTTTTCCTTCGTTCGTTCATGGTGTCGCCGAGGATGCTCACTCTTTGTTTCAAATCTTTACTTAAGGTCGTGGACAATATTCGACAACTCTGGGTTGACACACGAAACTACGAGGGCGGAAAAATCGAGTTTTTGGCTGACATTTATTCTCTCATGAGCATCGGTCAAAGTATCGTCTTTGTTGGTACTGTTGTTCAAGCTGACAAAGTGTACAACACGCTGACGAGCTCTGGGTACACCTGCTCCGTGCTGCATAGTAAAGTTGGCCCCGAAAACCGGGACACAACTATGGAAGCCTTTCGCAACGGCGAAAGCAACGTCTTAATTACGACGAACGTTTTGGCACGAGGTGTGGACGTTGATAATGTTGGCCTCGTCATAAACTATGATGTGCCAATAGACAAGGATGGCAATCCTGATCATGAAACGTACCTCCATCGCATTGGTCGCACCGGGAGATTCGGACGGAAGGGAACAGCAATCAATCTGATTTCGGACGAAAAGTCCATTGGGATATTGGCTGCCATTGAAAAGTTTTATTCGCCCGCCAAAGAAATGATCAAACAAGTAGAGGCTGATCCCGAAACACTAGCGGACCACATCCAAATCTAACATTAGCGAGACAGGGATCAAAAATAGGAAACAATTTGCTCCTTACTATTTGTTGCATGCAAGGTAAATTATAGGATAGGGGATAAATCAGGATGAAATAGGTAATAACTTTACATCAAGTCATTTCGTGCGTCTGTCGTTTTACTTacagtttactgttaatgtaatgtaaaagTAAATGTAATTATCAGTTAGCCTTTTGGATAAAACAAGTTGCACCCTCCGGGAATCGAACCCGGGACAATTGCTTGGAAGGCAACTATTTTACCACTAAACTAAGAGTGCTGTTATGTGAACACGTATGTTTCAAGACAAAGATTAACTAATTAAATAAAATAGTGGATCGTATCAATAAAGCCCAATAACAGTACAACGATCCATGAAGCAATGTTTTTTTTTGTCCACAGCGATGCACAAAACTTTTCGTCGCAACTGGCAAGTACGAGTCTCCCCATGCCGAATCGCAACAGCCCTTCAAGCATGGATCCCAAATCGATGGAAGGCACGGACGCTCTCTTGATTAGCCTGGCGAATCGCTGCGGTGGTGATTTGCGTCAGCTTTTATTTGTTTTTTTTAGCTTTTTAAATCGTCGGACAGACTTTTATTTAGTGCCGCACGAGGATGATCAAAAGGAAGGCAAGGCCCGAATGGGATTTCAAGAAGGCGATGCTGAAAAGGTATTGCTAGCTTCCTTTCGACACTTTCCATTGCGAAAGATTCCTTCAGAGATTCAGAGCAAGGCCGCTGAACCAAAAGATGAGTCGCCATCCGCACCCTACGATGACTCCGATACGTCTTCTCCACCAAGAGAATCTCTTTTGCCGAAAAAAAGCGACGCGGGCCCTCTCATTGAAAACATGAGAGGTGTACGATTGACAGACCAAGGTTTACAGATTCCGGTCGGCAATGGTGGGTCAACACATCGATACAAATGGACCCAGACGATTGACGAGACGAGCGTGCTTATTGGCATTCCAAATACTATTCGCGCTAAGGATTTGTCTGTGACAATCAAAGCGTCTTTTATCGCCGTTAAAACCAAATTAGCGTTACCGCACCAGCATGAACCACATACTTTCGTCCAAGGCAACCTGACCCAGTCGATTGTGCCCGACGAATCGACGTGGACTTTGGAAGGAGGTGTGCTCATACTTTTACTGACCAAACGAGTAAAATCGTTTTGGAAAACTGTGGTAGAAGGagacgacgaaatcgatGCTAGCTTGGTAGACTCGCGGCGGCGCATTGACGAGTATGACGCGTCCACACAAACACAACTGCGTAAAATAATATTTGACCAGAACCAGGTAAGACGGGGAGGGGCATCGTCGGATGAAATTCTTGGAACGGTTCAAGTGGatccttcttcaatttccatGCCTCCTGGTGTCGAATATATTGACCAAAAGCTCCTGGACAAAAATACAAACTATTCCAACAAATAGGAGAAGCATTTTAAAAAAACACGAGGTTCACATGTAGCGCATTTATAACAAAAATACAAAGTCCAGATCGTGCTCTCCGCTTGGGAAATGCTATACAGTCCTAGTATCCACCGATTTCTGTtgcctgacagtgagcttaTCTTAAATTCGAAAATCTTCTTGCTTTTCATAGTTTGCTGTTAAAAGAAGGCTTCCCTCGTCTGGCCTTGATCAGGATCTCGAAGCTTGGAACCATCAAAAGTTTGCCTCAGCAACAAACCACCAGTATAACAGCATTTTGCTCACATAACGTTGGATTTTGTACCAAGTATCGCTTCATCCTAAACTATACCATGATGAGCGCGGATTTGGTGGCGGAAAATACTAAAGCTTCCAATAAAGATCGCAAAGAGGCAGGTCGTCGGTTGAAACGGCAACGAATTGAAGAATCCGGTGGTGTTCGACCACGAGAACCGATATCCTCCTCTGTAAACCACTCGGCGGCGGAGGAACCTCCTTCAAGACCCTCTCGCAAGCCCCATGGACGAGAATCACTAGCGCGACAAATGAATACTAAAAGGAGCTACGCTTCCCAACAGAGAAACAGCATGGGGAGCCATCGTTTCGGTCGTGTCATGGACGCGGTACCTTGTCGTGGAAAACCTCGTTTCTCTACTGTGAGTATCGCGATCCCTGGATCGGTTGTTTCCAACTGTCAAACTCGAGAACTACGTACACAAATGGTTGGCCAGCTAGCGCGAGCGGCAACTATATATCACGTGGATGAAATTATTGTTTTTGACGACAAGCTTGCTAAAGAAATGAAGCCAGATCGGGGTTACTACCAACGAAGCAACCATCATGGTGGGTCAGACGCTTCGCCTCGGTCTGGACAGAAAGACAATCAAGTCGACAAGGATGAATCATCTCAGTCAAACCGTGACGAACCCAGTCGCACGCCATCAAGCCGGTCAGATCCTCACGAATTTATGGCACGCGTTTTTCAGTACTGTGAATGTCCCCAATACTTGCGCCGGGATTTCTTTCCCATGCATGGTGATTTGCAGTATGCTGGACTCTTGGCACCAATGGATGCGCCCCATCATGTGCGAGTAAATGACCGGGCGCGATTTCGGGAAGGCATTGTCTTGGAAAAAACCTCATCTACAAACGGGAACTCTCTGGTGCACTGCGGTATTCGAGGTCGGCCCGTCGAGATTGATGTTAAGCTGACGCCTGGCATTCGGTGTACTGTGCAGCTAGATCCCAAGGCATCGTACGAGACTGGGGGCAAGCCCAACAGTATCATCCGCGGCGGCAAGGTAGTGTCGCCATCGGCACCGCGGAAATTTGATGGCACCTACTGGGGTTACACAACTCGACTGGCCTCGTCCATTAAGGCTGTTTTTGACGAATGTCCTTTTGGAGTATATGATTTAAAGGTTGGGACAAGTGAACGGGGGAGTACTTCGTTGGACGACGGAAAGTTTCGATTGCCTTCCTACCAGCACGCACTAATTGTCTTTGGCGGAGTGGCTGGTATTGAAGAATGCGTCGACGCGGATGAGAGTCTCTCGCTGCCGGGGTCGCAAAGCCGAAAGCTGTTTGATTTGTGGGTGAATATTTGCCCTTTTCAAGGATCACGAACCATTCGTACCGAAGAAGCAGTGTTGATAGCATTGGCCAAACTCAGTCCCTTGCTGAGCACAGCGGTCAGCCCACTCCGGACACAGGATAAACCAACAAAGGTTGCAGCACCACCAATCTTACAAGAGCTCCCCGACGAGGATTCCCTTTCGGAAGAAAGCAGCGGCAGCGCCAGCGACTAATGTGTCGTGGCTTGCAGAGAATAGAGCTATAAACTATTTCCTACATGTTGCTCCTAATTTTTTCGATTGAGCATGGAGAATCTTGGGTTTGCCAGCACGAGGGGTCAACTCTTTTTTACAGTACAGACTTTGTTTACAGTTGCCGAGTGTGTGCTAATCATCCGCCTACTCCATGGCCAGGTTGCCATCTTCATCGACAATGGCACCCGAGGAAGTATCGTGCTGCAGagtcttttccaaagcaaaaacCTCTTTAGACACTCGACTGACAACCGCCTGCGTATTTGCCTGGTTTTCTGCATCGATCTGTTCCTCGTTTTGCGATTCAAAGTATCCTTCAATCGTTCCCTTGTGCGGTGCGTTTTCCCACAATTTGGTAAATCCCAAATTGTCGGCAATCAAATGCTGCACGGCGCATCCACGACAGGTAGCTATGACGACACCCTTGTGATACGCAATACGAGTCACCTTGTGTACGTTGCGTGTATCACACAAGTTGCAGGTATAGAGTAGATCAAATTTGCGATTCACCAAAGTGGCGTCTGTCGTGGTCATATTTTTGGCACGGCTCGTAGCGGACGAGTGCATCCCTCGAGACGTCGCTCCAAAGGCAGGCAACTGCGggatttccttttccgcTCCGTCGTCACTGTGGTAGTTGGAGCGATCTGCTTCTCCTTCGTCGCGGTCGGAGTTGCGACGACGAGGTCGGGATCCAAGCGCAGTCGTTGTCGGATTGTCTCTCCTACGATTGCCATCGTGTGACGTCAACGAAGGAAAGGAAGAAGACtcggacgacaacgaatttCCGGCAACGCATTTCTCAGGAGTAGAACGTTCACTCGCAGTATAGATGGGGCGCCGTTGTGTCGTTACAAAGGCGGTGGACGTGCTGGTATTGGCCACGACGAGCAAACCCGGCGACAGCAAGGTAGCTCCCCAGGCCAATAACGTCACCACGGTATGCCAGAAGACTTTCTCTCGGAAGTGTGCCATGCTGGACAAGTAAGATCCAGTAAGATTCTCAGAGAGAGAATCGGGGCCTGGGAGGAGCAACTAATGCAACTAATTGTAATTCAAAGTAAATTGAGTGCAGAATTTGTTTTGGAATCGGAGAAGGAATCATGTCTAACGTCAGACAACCTACGCGGTTAGATCGCTTGATTACAAAATGAAGAATCGAGCCCTGGCGCAGGCGTTGGAAAGACCCGGTTTCCTGCTCTATCCGGTCATGTAAGGTTCAACAACGACCGTCATTCACGATAATGATGTCATTTACAGGTGACTTTGACTTTGAGACCAGTAAAAGCCTGTACGTCGTCAGTTTATGAGCCCTACCCTCTCTCGGCTAATGCGCGACAAATCGACACAATTATCTCTCACACACAACGCGCTTCAACGCGTGCGAGAATGCAAACGGCCTGACTGCGAGGACGTTAGGCGAAGGAGACGGCACGAACCCAAATCTAGCTAGATAGGTAGTTGCTCGGTTTGTCCTTGCTTTTGGGAACAGAACAATTTATTCGTACATTGTCGTGGCGACTAGAAAAAAGAGTGTTAGGACCAACGCAGGTCCTTCTctttcgtctttttcggaTCGGATAGCGGATACATCGTCTAACgcgttcgttcgttcgttctgGCTTTCATCTAGAATAGTGTATACGACGGGCCTCCACTCTGGCACGTACCGACAAACAAGCTATGTCGACCCCGTACGCTGGCCAAGCCCCACCGCCTCCGGGCGGGGCTACGGCAACAGCGGGTGTTCCCGATTCGTACTTTACCGAATCGCGCAAGGGTGAAATCAACGAACTACGAACCCTGTTGCGAGCCTTTGCCACCGAACGGGATCCGCAACGCAAACGAGATATTATTAAAAAAGTCATTGCCTATATGACGCTTGGCATTGACGTATCGCGACTCTTTTCCGAAATGATGTAAGTTGACATAGAACACTCTGCGTCGGTTTTTGCACTGCTCGTCGCTGGAACTACGTTTGTTTCTAACACTGTAGAAATCCATTCCTTCTCTTGTTGGTGTGGTCATTTGTGTGGAAACAGGATGGCGATTGAAACACGCGATCTCGTTATCAAAAAGATGGTCTATTTGTACTTGACCAACTACGCCCGCACCCATCCGGATCTGGCACAAATGTGCACCAACACCTTGCAGAAAGACTGCGGCAACGAGGATCCCATGGTCCGTGGCCTCGCCTTGCGGGCCCTCTGCGGTCTTAATCTCCCCCAAATGGTCGAATACATTAGTGAACCGTTGCGCCGGGCCTTGACCGATGGACACGCCTACGTGCGCAAAACAGGAGTCATGGGGATCCTCAAATTGTACCATTTGGACCCGGATGGCTTCCACGAAGCAAACTTTGTCGATATTCTCTACGACATGTTGCGGGATCCCGACGCCAGTGTCATCACGAACTGTATCATCGTGCTCAACGAAGTTATGCAAAAATCTCCCAACGGTGGCATGGCGATTAATCGGGCCATTATGTTGCACCTGCTCAACCGGATTCACGAGTTTAACGAATTCGCCAAGGTGCAAGTGCTGGAACTCGTTCCGCGCTATATTCCCGccaacgaagacgaaggCTTCCAAATTATGAATCTGCTTGATCCCGTCTTGCGCACATCTTCTAGTGGAGCCGTTGTGGCAACCGTGCGGGCCTTTCTGAGTCTTTCGGATACCCTGGACGACGGATCTGAAGCAATGAAGCGGCAAATTGTGGCCCGCGTCAAGGCGCCACTCGTGACGCAAATATCCTCTGGGTCGTCCGAAATTATGTACACCCTACTCAAACACGTCGACACCTTGACGACCATTTGTCCGGGagtcttcgacgacgaaTACCGACAATTTTATGTACGCTACAACGAACCCACGCACGTAAAGTACCTGAAAGTTGCCATTCTACCCCGCATGGCGAACCCGGACACGGCGCCCGACATTGTTTCCGAATTGGCCGAAATGGTCCACGATCGCAACACCAAGCTGTCTCGCGCAGCCGTCGTATCTATGGGCCGGATCGCGTGTAGTGGTAACGGTGGAGCGGGTGCCGCTGAGAGCATTGCACGCCGACTCGTGGAACTGATGGATTCCGGAACCGATCATATTGCGAGCGAAGCCGCTACTGCTTTGACTCTCATGGTCCGCAAAGAACCTTCCATCAAGACGCTAGTGGCACCACCTCTAGTGCGATCGCTCAAGTATATTGCAGAGTCGTCTGGTAAGGCTAGTACCATTATCTTGTTGGGCGAATGCGGAGAGCTCGTCACCGAAGCCCCTTACGCACTGGAAAAATTGATTGACACCTACGATGACATCCACGATGTGAACATCAAGATTGCACTTTTGACAAGCACTGTGAGATTGTTTTTTATGCGACCTCCGGAAGTTCAGCGCATGCTTGGACGGTTATTGGCGGTAGCAACAGATGATGTCTCGTCGCAGGATTTGCACGAT is a window encoding:
- a CDS encoding predicted protein, with translation MSSEKPEEKNPEESPPKVDLPIGEEKEKLAENSDVLDGVATVDQKEEAAETRINSKKDSDELTKRLQKLALERQKASTGDRLKVIQSDTSSHLSSVKTFDELNLPKHLLDAVYAMGFDRPSAIQEEALPRILADPMRNLIGQAQAGSGKSAAFTLGMLYRIVVDSPATTQALCVTPTRELAIQIVDKAVKPLAANMKGLKICLAIANTFIDRGKTVDAHLVVGTPGKVSDFLKRKNLNPRTIKVFVLDEADHMVEEGGHRANSLVIRKVMPPTCQSLFFSATFPPEVVQFAEKMVEKPDKILIEDGPEFLVVDNIRQLWVDTRNYEGGKIEFLADIYSLMSIGQSIVFVGTVVQADKVYNTLTSSGYTCSVLHSKVGPENRDTTMEAFRNGESNVLITTNVLARGVDVDNVGLVINYDVPIDKDGNPDHETYLHRIGRTGRFGRKGTAINLISDEKSIGILAAIEKFYSPAKEMIKQVEADPETLADHIQI
- a CDS encoding predicted protein; the protein is MFFFVHSDAQNFSSQLASTSLPMPNRNSPSSMDPKSMEGTDALLISLANRCGGDLRQLLFVFFSFLNRRTDFYLVPHEDDQKEGKARMGFQEGDAEKVLLASFRHFPLRKIPSEIQSKAAEPKDESPSAPYDDSDTSSPPRESLLPKKSDAGPLIENMRGVRLTDQGLQIPVGNGGSTHRYKWTQTIDETSVLIGIPNTIRAKDLSVTIKASFIAVKTKLALPHQHEPHTFVQGNLTQSIVPDESTWTLEGGVLILLLTKRVKSFWKTVVEGDDEIDASLVDSRRRIDEYDASTQTQLRKIIFDQNQVRRGGASSDEILGTVQVDPSSISMPPGVEYIDQKLLDKNTNYSNK
- a CDS encoding predicted protein, which produces MDAVPCRGKPRFSTVSIAIPGSVVSNCQTRELRTQMVGQLARAATIYHVDEIIVFDDKLAKEMKPDRGYYQRSNHHGGRSDPHEFMARVFQYCECPQYLRRDFFPMHGDLQYAGLLAPMDAPHHVRVNDRARFREGIVLEKTSSTNGNSLVHCGIRGRPVEIDVKLTPGIRCTVQLDPKASYETGGKPNSIIRGGKVVSPSAPRKFDGTYWGYTTRLASSIKAVFDECPFGVYDLKVGTSERGSTSLDDGKFRLPSYQHALIVFGGVAGIEECVDADESLSLPGSQSRKLFDLWVNICPFQGSRTIRTEEAVLIALAKLSPLLSTAVSPL
- a CDS encoding predicted protein, coding for MAHFREKVFWHTVVTLLAWGATLLSPGLLVVANTSTSTAFVTTQRRPIYTASERSTPEKCVAGNSLSSESSSFPSLTSHDGNRRRDNPTTTALGSRPRRRNSDRDEGEADRSNYHSDDGAEKEIPQLPAFGATSRGMHSSATSRAKNMTTTDATLVNRKFDLLYTCNLCDTRNVHKVTRIAYHKGVVIATCRGCAVQHLIADNLGFTKLWENAPHKGTIEGYFESQNEEQIDAENQANTQAVVSRVSKEVFALEKTLQHDTSSGAIVDEDGNLAME
- the AP4beta gene encoding predicted protein (Beta adaptin, large invariable subunit of AP4 complex); the encoded protein is MSTPYAGQAPPPPGGATATAGVPDSYFTESRKGEINELRTLLRAFATERDPQRKRDIIKKVIAYMTLGIDVSRLFSEMMMAIETRDLVIKKMVYLYLTNYARTHPDLAQMCTNTLQKDCGNEDPMVRGLALRALCGLNLPQMVEYISEPLRRALTDGHAYVRKTGVMGILKLYHLDPDGFHEANFVDILYDMLRDPDASVITNCIIVLNEVMQKSPNGGMAINRAIMLHLLNRIHEFNEFAKVQVLELVPRYIPANEDEGFQIMNLLDPVLRTSSSGAVVATVRAFLSLSDTLDDGSEAMKRQIVARVKAPLVTQISSGSSEIMYTLLKHVDTLTTICPGVFDDEYRQFYVRYNEPTHVKYLKVAILPRMANPDTAPDIVSELAEMVHDRNTKLSRAAVVSMGRIACSGNGGAGAAESIARRLVELMDSGTDHIASEAATALTLMVRKEPSIKTLVAPPLVRSLKYIAESSGKASTIILLGECGELVTEAPYALEKLIDTYDDIHDVNIKIALLTSTVRLFFMRPPEVQRMLGRLLAVATDDVSSQDLHDRALMYYRMLQSGADPHTLERVVRTSTVVAQGVSFAEEDDSELRKELMEEFNTLSIIYGKPSVNFIAPEFQVKYKKMPDEHPLAPGETGSFVAPPVAPVPAASIPVVSNDVDLLGFGDAEPMAAPAPMASNNLTLSASASMTGGEYQSQWGSVSDADATVSDVPLRALPSSTDEIENVLAAVNIMTMASGELPNEFKFFLYAKDSSSGATIMIQTNVDKSSPSDACMIATIKIGGPCLDPTGLAEQVIQIMRMQLS